Genomic DNA from Turicibacter faecis:
TGATTGAAGAGGATAATTATTACGAAGGAAATAGTATTGAGGTTCAACTTAATAGGTATGAGCGTAGTGTTGAGGCAAGAGAGAAGTGTATTGAATTTCATGGATGCCATTGTAAGATTTGTGGGTTTGATTTTGAAGAAGTGTATGGAGATGCAGGAAGGGGATTTATTCATGTTCACCATATTGTTCCAATATCAGAAGTCAAGGAAGAATATTCGGTAAATTATAAAAAGGACTTAATCCCGGTTTGTCCAAATTGTCATGCAATCATTCATAGAAGAAAAAAACCGTATACTGTTCAAGAAGTCAAGCAACTACTACAAAATAGAAAGTAGGTGTTTGGATAGGCTAATCATGTTTACACATCATTAGCCTTTTCTTATGGGAATAATCCCGCTACAATTAAGAACTAAACGAACCATCAATCCATAGACGCCCTACGTGGTAGGGGCGTGTGGGCTTGTTGGTTAGTTTTTTTATGTCGAAAAAAGATGCATTCCAGTAGCGGGAAAAGAAAAATCCCCTCAATAGTTGCATGGCACTAGCAACAGTTGAGGGGATTAATCAATATTTTTAAAAGGGAGGAATAGAACGCTTGGCGATCTATTCATTTTGTGTTATAGCGGGAGGGCTTTGGTGATAGGGATTTTAATGAAATTTTGAATTATCAATGATTAGAGTATTTCAAGTAATCATCTGTATCTTTTAACAACAAAAATACCAGACATCTAATTTGGGAGAGGATGTCTGGTATAGGGAGTTATATATATTAAATTTGGGATGATTAAATTATAACATGAAAGTATTTACAATGGAAGAAGTATTTTGTCAGAACGTGACTTTTTTGAAAGTGTAAATGGGAATATAATTGAATTATGGGGGATAAAGTCTCCTATAATAATAATGAAAGTGGGGAAATAGTATGAATGATATTTATGATCGCCGATTATCGATTTATTTGAACGTGGGGCTTGATGATGATGGGAAGGATATTATCAAGGCGAAGACGTTTTCTAATGTTCGCTTGGACACAACGGACGAGGAGTTAACAGAGTTTGCACAAAAGTATGTCGCTTTATCATCAGGAGCGAACACGAAAAATGTAGTCGCTGACTACCGTATGCTTTAATTAGAAGGGGGAAATGAAAAATGGCTATGGAAGAAACGTATACATTAACTTGTAAATTTAAAGACACAGAAAATAAGACTCGTACGATTGAGGTGAACAATCCAACTGCGAACTTGACGAATGACAAGATTTTGGATTTCATGAATCACGTCATCGACAGCAACGTGTTAGTCTTGAATGAACTAGATCCGAACTTAAAGTTCGCCAAAATTGATGGCGCGTATCTCACAACTAAAACAGTTGAAGATATTACTTTAGTTTAGTCTAAAAGGCTTGGGGTGATGGTTAGGCTTTCGTACACGTCGTAACCCAGGGTCAAAATTCATGAAGTGGATTTTGTGACCTGGGAAGACTTGAAAGAAAGACTGTCACTCCAAGCTAGATTGCGTAAGGGAGGAAAGTCACTTCGAAAGGAGTGGCTTTTTTTGGTACTTAAAAAGGGTAGTACAGTATTCCTGATTATGTTAGAATAAATAAGCCGTTAGGCAACACATCTATTATCTATCACACTATTTTAAAAACAGGAGTCGGTGAACGATTGCTGTTTTTTAATAGGATGATGGCAAAAGAGTCGATTAACTTTTAAAATATGATATAATAAATAAGAAGGGCCAGCTTTTTATTTACCGTACCAGGGATAACTTATAATCAAAAAACCAGTCAAGTAGCAATCTGCTACCTCACTGGTTTTTTTGCTATTTAAGCCTTGAGTCCTCCTAAAGTGTAGGGATCGTTAATAGTAATGATGAGTTGCCGTTTTAGAGCGGGACGGGGTGAGGGTGTAACATGAGTTAAATTCCCGTTAGTGATAAGATGGATGTGATAGTTGTGATTCAGACAAAGACCGACAGTTGTGATATAATGATTAAGATGATACGAGGTAAGTTCGATATTTTACCATAATTGGAATTGATTTTAGCTTAGAAAAAGATGCTTGCATTTTTCGGTATCATTAGGATTCTTTTAAAAATGGTGGCAACATCATGAGGGTATCCTTTCTATTGGGTGGCTACCAGTGAATTTCTAGAAAGGGTGTTTTTCTTATGTCATCCAATAAAAAGAATAAATCATCAAGAGGGTACTTGATAAATGTTTGAAAAGGAGCACGGATAGTGATGGAAAGACATATTTTAAGAAAGTTTTACTTTCCCTACGCGATTGATTTTATTAAAAAATGGAAAGGCGTAAAAAATTTTGGTTGTTCTTGGGATGGCTTTAAAGGAACAGAAGAAAATAGAGCTGAATTAGAAGAAATAAAAGCGCTTATGCCTGAGAATTCCTCACTTCATAAAGAAATACTACAACTTATTTCTAGAGAGGTGCTAAAAGGGAAGAAAAAGAATGAGACAATTGGTTATGATACGTTGGTTCAATGGATACTAGGTTTTATCGTAGAAATTGATCAGAACTTAGCCAAAAATCGCATGCGGGCATCTCTAGAAATAGAGACGGAATTAGTACGTATAAAGGAAGATATTTTACAAGGAAAATTTTTAAATGAAAATTATTTAGCCCAATTTCCCCCAGTAGCTAGCACTTCTCCTGTTAGAAGATTCGCTTTATATAAATTAGACGAAGATGAAGCTTTTAAAGGAGTAGATTGTGATGTTTCTTTAGCCGCTATCGTAACCTACGCCTTAATGCATGAGTGGCTAATTTATCCTACTATTCAAAAACAAAAGGGATACGCTAGAAAGTATGAAATAAAAAATGGAAGCGGGACTATTTATAAAGGAGATACGATGACATCAGCAGAGATCTTCTTTAAGAAATATCTAACTTGCTTATGGTTCGCCAAATTTGCTTCAGATGCTTCAGGTGTTTCAGATACTTCAGATGTTTCAGATACTTCAGATGTTTCAGATGCTTCAGACGATTCAGATGTTTCAGATGCTTCAGATAAGGAATTTCAATCCCTTTTTGAACGACATGGTAATGCAATTAAAGTTCCAGATGATAAAGATAGCAAGAGGTATGGAGGGTTAAAAGATTATTTATACGATCAAATTATCTCAAATGAGGAGTTTTTAGAAATAATAGAAGGTAGAATAAGTAAGGAAGCAAGAGCCTTTTTAGATAACTATCATAAACCGGGTAATATGATAATTTGCCCCAAAAAATTTAATAAAGAACGAGCAGGTTATCAAGCAAGATATGACACCGTCGATCGAATGCTTTGGGCCATCTATAATTATTTTCAAACTAAAGAAAAACAATATTTAGAAAAGTTATTTAGGAAAGTCGAGGGCAATGATTTAGAAACATCAATAAAAAATTTTGAAAAATGGATGGATGAGGCTAATATTACGAAGTGGTCTGA
This window encodes:
- a CDS encoding DUF1659 domain-containing protein; amino-acid sequence: MNDIYDRRLSIYLNVGLDDDGKDIIKAKTFSNVRLDTTDEELTEFAQKYVALSSGANTKNVVADYRML
- a CDS encoding DUF2922 domain-containing protein yields the protein MAMEETYTLTCKFKDTENKTRTIEVNNPTANLTNDKILDFMNHVIDSNVLVLNELDPNLKFAKIDGAYLTTKTVEDITLV